CGCGGGCGCGCGGTTGTGGCGCCGGGCCCAGCCGCGGCGGGAAGGACGGCTGCGAGACCCGGCCGAGGTCGTCCCACCGGTAGCCGGTCACCCGGCCCAGCCGCCGGTTGACCGGATCGTCGACGAAGCCGCCGGCGAACGCGCTGCGATCGGCGTCGGGTACCGGCTCCACCGGGACCGTGGCCGCGCGCAGCGCCGACACCCACCACTCGGCGTCCTTGGTCGCGAAAATCTGTTCCAGCACAACCTCTTCCGGCTGCGGCTCACCGGATTCGGTGCGCAGCGGCGGCGGCGCAGCGGGCAGATCCGCCGACGTGACCACCGCACGCAACCGCTCCCAGGCCGGCCGATCGGGGATCGCCAGCGCGAACCAGGCGTCGTCACCGCCGCGATACAGGCGATAGGCCGCACCGTATCCGGTCTGGCCCGCGTCCAGCACCGGACCGCCGAGCACCCGGTCACCGGCCAGGAACGCGCCGGACTTCATCGTCAGCGCCGCACCCAGCAGACTGCTGCGCACCACATGCCCGCCCCCGTCGCGGCGGCGCGCGTACAGGCCCGCGATGATCCCGCACGCGGCCAGCCAGCCGCCGGTCACATCGATCGCGCCCCACACCAGATATGTCGGCGGCTGCCCGTGCCCGCCCTGCCCGGCCTCGATCCCCGCCAGCGCCTGCATCAACTGATCGTTGGCCGGCAACAGCGCCCGCGGGCCCTGCTCGCCGAAACCGCTGGCGAAACTGTAGACCGCCGCCGGATTGGCCGCCCGCACCGCCGCCTCGTCGTAACCGAGCCGCTCCGCCGCGCCGACCCGCGAATTGTGGTGCACCACATCGCTGTCGCGGAACAACCGGCGCAACACCTCCGCCGCGCCGGGCGCCTTCAGATCCAGCGCCAGCGCCCGCTTACCCCGCTGCCCCGCGGCGAACATCGGCTGCATCGCGCGATGCGCGTCACCGGTGCGCGGCTCCACCTTCACCACATCCGCGCCCAGCTCCGCCAGGATCAGCGGCGCCACCGGCCCGGCCAGATACGCCGACAGATCCAGCACCCGCACATCCGACAGCAACCGGGTGCCCGCCGCACCCGGGCGCGCCGATGCCTCGGCCGCCCGCTGCACCCGCAGCACCGGCCCCAGCATCGTCACCGGCCCCAGATCCGGATCCTCGCGGTCGACGGCCAGCCCGATCTCACGCACATGCCCGTCGCGCAGCGCCTCACCCGGCCGCCACACCGGCTCGCACCGGAACTGGTGCCCGGCAAGGCTTTCCAGCCACCGATCCCGATCGCGGGTGGCGAAGGTGGCCGCCCAGCGCCGGCCCCGCTCCACCATCGCACCGCTGATCAGATCCGCGTTGTACCCCCGCTCCGAGGGGGGATCGCCGATATGTTCGAGGAACTGCTCGTAGGCGCCCTTCGCGCCGAACCACAGTTGCAGATACTCCCCGTCGGCGCACCGATACGACAACGCCTCGGCCGGACCCTGCTGCTGCCACAACAGCCTCGTCGACGGCGAATGATGTTCCACGCTACCGATGATCATCGGCAGGATCGCCTGTAACCCGTCGTACAGCGAGGTCTCCGCCCAGCCGCCGGCCCCCGTCGCCTCCCGCTCGTACAGCAGCGCCAGCGCCCCGACCGTCGCCGACAACGCCGCCCCCAGCCCCGCCACCGCCGGATCCCCGAACGCCGGCCCGCCCCGATGCGCCCGGATCTGGGTCAGCAGCCCCGCCCGCGCCTGCACCAGCAACTCGATATCCGGGATCTCGCCGAGCGCATGGAACGCCGGCCGGATCCGCGACACGATCAACCGCGGATTCGCCTGCGCCAGAGCCGAATACCGCACCCCCCGCCGCTCCAGCGAATCCTCCCCACCGGACAGCACCAGCACATCCGCCGCCGCGGCCAGCTCGGTCACAAGCCGCACCGCCGCATCCGGATCGTCGCCGAGCTCGACCGATTCCTTCCCGCGATCCCACGCACGCTCGTACTCCACCCCCGCATCCAGCGTCGAACGCCGCGACGGCCGTACCCGCGTCACCTCCGCCCCCAGATCACGCAGCAGCGCCCCCGGCAAACTCCCGGCCGGACCGGCCGCCACCGCGCCCGCCCCGAGCGCCACCTCGACCACCCGCACACCTGCCAGCGGCGTTCCGCTCGATTGCATCGACACTCCGATCTGTCCGGCCCACGAGCACCCTAACAGAAGCAAACACTCACTAACATGCGATCCACCGGCGCACCCGACACACCCCTGCCGCCGATCCGATCCCGCCCCCGACCTCCCGTTCCGAGTGGCGACCTGGGAAAGGTCCAGTACCCTGAGAGCGCCGACGACGAGCAGCGCGTCGCGCCCAGCCAGACCGTGTGGGGAAAGACAAAAGTATGACCATCGCCGACCGACCCGACGACTCGGCCGTGCCGACCGACCCGGCAGCCGCGTCCACCGAATC
This DNA window, taken from Nocardia sp. BMG111209, encodes the following:
- a CDS encoding CoA transferase, whose protein sequence is MQSSGTPLAGVRVVEVALGAGAVAAGPAGSLPGALLRDLGAEVTRVRPSRRSTLDAGVEYERAWDRGKESVELGDDPDAAVRLVTELAAAADVLVLSGGEDSLERRGVRYSALAQANPRLIVSRIRPAFHALGEIPDIELLVQARAGLLTQIRAHRGGPAFGDPAVAGLGAALSATVGALALLYEREATGAGGWAETSLYDGLQAILPMIIGSVEHHSPSTRLLWQQQGPAEALSYRCADGEYLQLWFGAKGAYEQFLEHIGDPPSERGYNADLISGAMVERGRRWAATFATRDRDRWLESLAGHQFRCEPVWRPGEALRDGHVREIGLAVDREDPDLGPVTMLGPVLRVQRAAEASARPGAAGTRLLSDVRVLDLSAYLAGPVAPLILAELGADVVKVEPRTGDAHRAMQPMFAAGQRGKRALALDLKAPGAAEVLRRLFRDSDVVHHNSRVGAAERLGYDEAAVRAANPAAVYSFASGFGEQGPRALLPANDQLMQALAGIEAGQGGHGQPPTYLVWGAIDVTGGWLAACGIIAGLYARRRDGGGHVVRSSLLGAALTMKSGAFLAGDRVLGGPVLDAGQTGYGAAYRLYRGGDDAWFALAIPDRPAWERLRAVVTSADLPAAPPPLRTESGEPQPEEVVLEQIFATKDAEWWVSALRAATVPVEPVPDADRSAFAGGFVDDPVNRRLGRVTGYRWDDLGRVSQPSFPPRLGPAPQPRARAGIPGLGEHTRDVLRETGFDDAEIEELIGNATVAAPTPLPPT